A region from the Desulfoglaeba alkanexedens ALDC genome encodes:
- a CDS encoding Crp/Fnr family transcriptional regulator, with protein sequence MDVPSILGKITLFEDLPERQLQRIASIVIPKRFDKGESLFFEGQPATGFYAIGTGRVKVYKVSLEGKEQILHLFGSGEVIGEVPVFAGGRYPAHAEALEPSELLFIPRDGFIELVKADATLALNMLALLSIRLRQFTHLIENLSLKEVPGRLAAYLLYMSDGSGGGDLVELDISKGQLASLLGTIPETLSRILGKMSQQGLLRVQGRKIALTDREGLEKLAQGGKLAP encoded by the coding sequence ATGGATGTTCCGTCGATCCTGGGCAAGATCACTCTGTTTGAGGATTTGCCCGAACGGCAGCTGCAGAGAATCGCTTCTATCGTTATCCCGAAGCGTTTCGACAAGGGGGAGAGCCTCTTTTTTGAAGGGCAGCCCGCCACCGGTTTCTACGCCATCGGAACCGGGCGGGTCAAGGTGTACAAGGTCTCACTGGAAGGCAAGGAGCAGATCCTCCATCTTTTTGGTTCCGGTGAGGTGATCGGGGAGGTTCCCGTGTTCGCCGGCGGGCGGTACCCGGCACATGCGGAAGCGCTGGAGCCTTCGGAGCTGCTCTTCATTCCACGGGACGGCTTCATCGAACTGGTCAAGGCGGACGCCACGCTGGCGCTGAACATGCTCGCCCTCCTTTCCATCCGGTTGCGCCAGTTCACGCACCTCATCGAAAACCTCTCCCTCAAGGAAGTACCGGGCCGCCTGGCCGCCTATCTTCTGTACATGAGCGACGGAAGCGGCGGCGGCGACCTGGTGGAACTGGATATTTCCAAGGGGCAATTGGCCAGCCTGCTGGGGACGATTCCCGAGACCCTTTCGCGGATTCTCGGAAAGATGAGCCAACAGGGGTTGCTCCGGGTTCAGGGACGCAAGATCGCATTGACGGACCGCGAAGGTCTGGAGAAACTTGCTCAGGGAGGCAAGCTGGCGCCTTGA
- a CDS encoding cache domain-containing protein yields MRHWTISKRILSLGLGGMLVFAAVLVRVSLLLEDKVIREKRTATRHLVEVAYSILADYEARVQGGQITLEEAQKAAVERIKMLRYEEKEYFWINDLGPRMIMHPYTPELDGRDLSDYKDPQGKHLFVEFVETCKAQSAGFVDYLWPKPGFDQPVPMSRNSSFS; encoded by the coding sequence ATGAGGCACTGGACGATTTCAAAGCGGATTCTTTCTCTGGGACTGGGGGGCATGCTGGTTTTTGCGGCCGTTTTGGTCCGGGTCAGCCTGCTTCTGGAGGACAAGGTCATCCGCGAGAAGCGGACGGCGACGCGCCACTTGGTGGAAGTCGCCTACTCGATCCTCGCCGACTACGAAGCCCGCGTGCAAGGCGGGCAAATCACGTTGGAGGAGGCGCAGAAGGCGGCGGTGGAACGCATCAAGATGCTCCGTTACGAAGAAAAGGAGTACTTCTGGATCAACGACCTGGGTCCTCGCATGATCATGCACCCTTACACGCCGGAGCTGGACGGCAGGGACCTCAGCGATTACAAGGACCCCCAGGGCAAACACCTTTTCGTGGAATTCGTGGAAACCTGCAAGGCTCAAAGCGCGGGATTCGTGGACTACCTGTGGCCGAAACCCGGGTTCGATCAACCCGTTCCAATGTCCCGGAATAGTTCTTTCTCTTAA
- a CDS encoding EAL and HDOD domain-containing protein, which yields MNSFVARQPILDRSLRVFGYEILYRPTAVSEEALVSDGDSASLNVIQNIVLVIGCDRLTGGRKAFINFTRNLLLQDAAFYLPKELAVIEILEHVKVDPELMAACQRLKHAGYLIALDDFVLSRSEHHPIAQLADIVKVDFRLTTPEEHRAIVSRFGNGSRRFLAEKTETREEFQEALHAGYSLFQGYFFSKPTIIARKDIPVSKFNSLRMMRELHREDFPIEAIENVIRQDPSLVYKLLRYINSAFFGLRHKVTSIRHALALLGEKEVRKWATLTIYARVSKGQPEEVLRLSLLRAAFFESLAPYLNMAEEKPQLFLMGIFSLVDVLLGRPLEEALSEVPLSDDINHALLGGSNRYRPVFDLGTAYEKADWTRVFALCQKLSIHPRTVARLYLEAIEWTERIFLV from the coding sequence ATGAACAGCTTCGTCGCCCGCCAGCCCATCCTCGATCGAAGCCTCAGAGTCTTCGGCTACGAGATCCTCTACCGGCCGACCGCCGTCAGCGAGGAGGCTTTGGTTTCGGACGGCGACAGCGCTTCTCTAAACGTCATCCAGAATATCGTCCTCGTTATCGGTTGCGACCGACTCACGGGCGGCCGTAAAGCGTTCATCAACTTCACCCGGAACCTGCTCCTTCAAGACGCCGCCTTCTATCTCCCCAAGGAACTGGCCGTAATCGAAATCCTGGAACACGTGAAGGTGGACCCCGAACTCATGGCCGCCTGCCAACGGCTCAAGCACGCCGGCTATCTCATCGCCCTGGACGATTTCGTCCTTAGCCGGAGCGAACACCACCCCATCGCGCAACTGGCGGACATTGTCAAAGTGGATTTTCGCCTCACCACCCCGGAGGAGCACCGGGCCATCGTGTCCAGGTTCGGGAACGGATCCCGGCGTTTCCTCGCCGAAAAGACAGAAACCCGCGAAGAATTTCAGGAAGCGCTCCACGCGGGATATTCCCTCTTTCAAGGGTACTTCTTCAGCAAGCCGACCATCATCGCCCGGAAAGACATCCCTGTGTCCAAGTTCAACTCCCTCAGGATGATGCGGGAACTCCACCGGGAGGACTTTCCCATCGAGGCGATTGAAAACGTGATCCGCCAGGATCCCTCCCTGGTCTACAAACTGCTCCGATACATCAACTCCGCCTTCTTCGGGCTCCGCCACAAGGTGACTTCCATACGCCACGCCTTGGCGCTGCTCGGCGAAAAGGAAGTGCGGAAATGGGCGACCCTCACCATCTACGCCCGCGTATCCAAGGGGCAGCCCGAAGAAGTACTCCGCCTGTCTCTGCTCCGGGCCGCTTTCTTCGAATCTCTGGCGCCGTACCTGAACATGGCGGAAGAAAAGCCGCAGCTCTTCCTCATGGGAATATTTTCCCTGGTGGATGTCCTGCTCGGCCGTCCTCTGGAGGAAGCCCTTTCCGAGGTGCCCCTTTCCGACGACATCAACCACGCCCTCCTGGGGGGTTCCAACCGCTACCGGCCCGTTTTCGACCTGGGCACAGCCTACGAAAAGGCCGACTGGACACGGGTTTTCGCTCTGTGCCAGAAGCTTTCCATTCATCCCCGCACCGTGGCAAGGCTCTACCTGGAAGCCATCGAATGGACCGAGCGGATCTTCCTGGTTTGA
- a CDS encoding GAF domain-containing protein translates to MNDKDRGSAQVRRALSLVLEGILQSLTEPEVADLVVESLVTKVQKEGCCPLNVTDISDLEACPFMALSLECFRRQSFVAEEIDEDSVAMLRLFKNPYLQGFMNISRTVTSTLEYQKVLQAIVEEVSKIFQAKGCALLLLDKDKERLDQAAAYGLSEKYLEKGPLDAEKSIAETISGTPVQIYDVETDPRVQYPGEAALEGIGSILAVPIVIRDRVIGSMRIFTEKKRRFHRYEVDFAMAVAEQCGIAIENAIMYSKGKEKYKSLLSEVHNWIEYCAYRPE, encoded by the coding sequence ATGAATGACAAGGACAGAGGCAGTGCGCAGGTCCGCAGGGCGTTGAGCCTGGTGCTGGAGGGCATACTTCAGAGTCTTACGGAACCGGAAGTGGCGGACCTGGTGGTTGAGAGCCTGGTCACCAAGGTCCAAAAGGAAGGCTGCTGCCCGCTCAACGTGACGGACATTTCCGACCTGGAGGCGTGCCCGTTCATGGCGCTTTCGCTGGAATGTTTCCGGCGTCAGAGTTTTGTGGCCGAAGAAATCGACGAAGACAGCGTGGCCATGCTGCGGCTCTTCAAGAACCCGTACTTGCAGGGCTTCATGAACATCAGCCGTACCGTCACGTCGACCCTCGAATACCAGAAGGTGCTCCAGGCCATCGTGGAAGAAGTCAGTAAGATCTTCCAGGCCAAGGGATGCGCGCTGCTGCTCTTGGACAAGGACAAGGAGCGCCTGGATCAGGCGGCCGCCTACGGGTTGAGTGAAAAATACCTGGAAAAGGGGCCGCTGGACGCCGAAAAGAGCATCGCCGAGACGATTTCGGGAACCCCCGTGCAGATCTATGACGTGGAAACCGATCCCCGCGTCCAGTACCCGGGCGAAGCGGCCCTGGAAGGGATCGGCTCGATTCTCGCCGTCCCCATTGTAATCCGGGATCGCGTCATCGGAAGCATGCGCATTTTCACGGAAAAGAAGCGGCGCTTCCACCGTTACGAAGTGGACTTCGCCATGGCGGTCGCCGAACAATGCGGGATCGCCATCGAAAACGCCATCATGTACAGCAAGGGGAAGGAAAAGTACAAATCCTTGCTTTCCGAAGTCCACAACTGGATTGAATACTGCGCATATCGGCCGGAGTGA
- a CDS encoding NADH-quinone oxidoreductase subunit N, protein MDGLKYLAECAGVLPFLIVVGTGIVILLVDAFSPLGRKGHPAYLACVGTVLALAALFRPLPLENELFGGMIYADAFAVFFNAVFLLGTLLVVLLSVGVLSWERIERGEYYALLLFSTAGMMLMAQAANLVMLFLGLEIFSIAIYVLVGMPRHQRRANEASLKYFLLGAFASGFFVYGLTFLYGAVGSLSMSAMAAYLGTTQTLFNAYLLLGSALVLVGFSFKIALVPFHMWTPDVYEGAATPVTAYMAVGVKAAVFAALARVFWLALPTIRPHWIPVFWVLSALTMTVGNVMALTQQNVKRMLAYSSIAHAGTILMAVTAASDQGLTGMLVYLLAYTFMNLGAFGVVIYLQERYGVGEALEDLRGLGFQSPLLGAAMAVFLFSLAGIPPTAGFIAKFFVFAAAVRADLLWLVIIGVLNSVVAVYYYLRVVVVMYSRSAESGWHPAISESPAGSVAAAGALVLALWATLHLGIFPHAFWEWARQSVYVLL, encoded by the coding sequence ATGGATGGCTTGAAGTATCTTGCCGAGTGTGCGGGCGTTCTGCCTTTTCTTATCGTGGTGGGAACCGGCATCGTGATTCTCCTGGTGGACGCGTTTTCCCCGCTCGGCCGCAAAGGACACCCGGCCTATCTGGCGTGCGTGGGTACGGTGCTGGCGCTCGCGGCGCTTTTCCGGCCGCTTCCCCTGGAGAATGAACTGTTCGGCGGGATGATCTATGCCGACGCCTTTGCGGTGTTCTTCAACGCCGTGTTCCTTCTGGGGACGCTCCTAGTGGTGCTTCTCTCCGTCGGGGTCCTGAGCTGGGAACGGATCGAACGAGGCGAATACTACGCCCTCCTGCTTTTCAGTACGGCGGGCATGATGCTCATGGCCCAGGCGGCCAACCTGGTCATGCTGTTTCTCGGGCTGGAAATCTTTTCCATCGCCATCTACGTGCTGGTCGGCATGCCGCGGCATCAGCGGCGGGCGAACGAAGCGTCGCTCAAGTACTTCCTGCTGGGTGCGTTCGCTTCGGGATTCTTCGTCTACGGGCTCACGTTCCTCTACGGCGCGGTGGGTTCGCTTTCCATGAGCGCCATGGCGGCCTACCTGGGAACCACGCAAACGCTCTTCAATGCTTACCTCCTGCTGGGGTCGGCGCTGGTGCTCGTGGGGTTCAGTTTCAAAATCGCCCTGGTGCCCTTTCACATGTGGACGCCTGACGTGTACGAAGGCGCGGCGACGCCCGTCACGGCCTACATGGCCGTCGGGGTGAAGGCCGCCGTGTTCGCGGCGCTGGCCCGGGTCTTCTGGCTCGCCCTTCCGACGATCCGGCCTCATTGGATTCCGGTCTTTTGGGTCCTTTCGGCTCTGACCATGACGGTGGGAAACGTCATGGCGCTCACGCAGCAGAACGTGAAGCGGATGCTCGCCTATTCGAGCATCGCCCACGCCGGAACCATCCTCATGGCCGTGACCGCCGCCTCCGACCAGGGACTGACAGGGATGTTGGTCTATCTGCTGGCCTACACCTTCATGAACCTGGGGGCCTTCGGCGTGGTGATCTATCTGCAGGAACGCTACGGAGTGGGGGAGGCCCTTGAGGACTTGAGAGGTCTTGGGTTTCAGTCGCCGCTTTTGGGCGCGGCCATGGCGGTGTTTCTTTTTTCGCTTGCCGGCATTCCGCCCACAGCGGGATTTATCGCCAAGTTCTTCGTGTTCGCGGCGGCGGTTCGGGCCGACCTGCTGTGGCTGGTGATCATCGGGGTGCTCAACAGCGTGGTTGCGGTGTATTATTATCTTCGAGTCGTGGTGGTGATGTACTCGCGATCCGCTGAATCCGGGTGGCACCCGGCGATTTCGGAGAGTCCGGCCGGTTCGGTTGCCGCCGCCGGGGCCTTGGTACTGGCGCTGTGGGCGACGCTACACCTGGGGATCTTTCCTCATGCGTTCTGGGAATGGGCCCGTCAGTCCGTTTATGTTCTCCTGTAA
- a CDS encoding NADH-quinone oxidoreductase subunit M, producing the protein MESISFPLLSAIIFSPLAGVLLLAFVDRENRDLQRWIALITTTVVFLLGLVLYGAFDEGTAGMQFVERHVWHQGLGIQYFLGVDGISLFLMLLTAFLGPICVLASWTDIQERLKEFLVSFLVLECGMLGVFAALDLFLFYIFWEVMLIPMAMLILVWGNPARRVYAAVKFFVYTMAGSVFMLVGILVVYFHQARTTGIYSFDLLQWYDLRLPFSLQLWLFLAFGLAFAIKVPMFPFHTWLPDAHTEAPTVGSVILAGVLLKMGTYGFLRFNLPLFPDATAYLVPLMVVLAIIGIIYGAFMCLVQKDLKRLIAYSSVSHLGFVMLGIFTLNVEGVQGGLIQMVNHGLSTGALFLLVGMLYERRHTRMIADFGGLAKPVPRLAAFFMVATLASIGLPGLNGFVGEFLILLGAFRVEAYWAVLGATGIVLGAWYMLSMFQRVMFGTVTHEENTGLSDLSRREVGLLVPVVLFIVWIGIGPTPFLQKMEPSVRATLERVSLPQGAGTHRQAALWPLSGPGTESAGGMSLTHPAGSK; encoded by the coding sequence ATGGAATCGATCTCGTTCCCGCTGCTTTCTGCGATCATTTTTTCGCCCCTGGCGGGTGTGCTGCTACTTGCTTTCGTGGACCGGGAAAACCGGGACCTGCAGCGCTGGATCGCGCTCATCACCACCACGGTGGTGTTCCTGCTGGGGCTGGTGCTATACGGCGCCTTCGACGAGGGAACGGCAGGGATGCAGTTCGTGGAGCGGCACGTGTGGCACCAGGGGCTCGGAATCCAGTATTTCCTGGGGGTCGACGGCATCAGCCTGTTTCTGATGCTGCTCACCGCGTTTCTGGGGCCGATCTGCGTTCTGGCCTCCTGGACCGACATCCAGGAGCGGCTCAAGGAATTCCTGGTGAGCTTCCTGGTTCTGGAATGCGGGATGCTGGGTGTGTTTGCAGCGCTGGATCTTTTCCTTTTTTACATCTTCTGGGAAGTGATGCTGATCCCCATGGCTATGCTCATCCTGGTCTGGGGCAACCCGGCCCGGCGGGTGTACGCGGCGGTCAAGTTCTTCGTCTATACCATGGCGGGTTCGGTGTTCATGCTGGTCGGCATCCTGGTTGTCTATTTCCACCAGGCCAGGACGACGGGCATCTACAGTTTCGACCTGCTGCAATGGTACGATCTGCGGCTGCCGTTTTCGCTGCAACTCTGGCTTTTCCTGGCCTTCGGGCTGGCGTTCGCCATCAAGGTGCCCATGTTTCCTTTCCATACGTGGCTTCCCGATGCGCACACGGAAGCCCCCACGGTGGGGAGCGTGATCCTGGCGGGTGTGCTCCTGAAGATGGGGACCTATGGCTTTCTCAGGTTCAATCTGCCGCTTTTTCCCGACGCGACGGCCTATCTCGTACCGCTGATGGTGGTTCTCGCCATCATCGGAATCATCTACGGGGCCTTCATGTGCCTGGTGCAGAAGGACCTCAAGCGGCTCATCGCGTATTCCAGCGTGAGTCACCTGGGGTTCGTGATGCTGGGGATCTTCACGTTGAACGTGGAAGGGGTCCAGGGCGGCCTGATCCAGATGGTGAATCACGGGTTGAGCACGGGGGCGCTCTTTCTCCTGGTGGGGATGCTCTACGAACGCCGCCACACCCGGATGATCGCCGATTTCGGAGGCCTGGCCAAGCCGGTGCCGCGCCTTGCCGCCTTTTTCATGGTGGCGACGCTGGCTTCCATCGGCCTTCCGGGGCTCAACGGCTTTGTGGGCGAGTTCCTGATCCTTCTCGGTGCCTTCCGGGTGGAAGCGTACTGGGCGGTACTGGGGGCGACGGGGATTGTCCTTGGCGCGTGGTACATGTTGTCGATGTTTCAGCGGGTCATGTTCGGGACCGTGACGCATGAGGAAAACACGGGATTGTCGGACCTGTCGCGGAGGGAAGTGGGGCTGCTGGTCCCGGTGGTGCTCTTCATCGTCTGGATCGGGATCGGTCCGACGCCCTTCCTGCAGAAGATGGAACCTTCAGTTCGGGCGACCCTGGAGCGGGTGAGTCTTCCTCAAGGTGCGGGGACGCACCGGCAGGCGGCATTATGGCCCTTGAGCGGGCCGGGAACGGAATCGGCCGGCGGGATGTCCCTTACCCATCCAGCGGGTTCGAAATGA
- the nuoL gene encoding NADH-quinone oxidoreductase subunit L: MEMVGLIPALPFAGFLINGLLGKRLSRKTIGFVACSAMGLALAVAAVLFVKILWEPPHARFFDVTYYTWIRAGDFHVSASLLVDPLSLVMALVVTGVGFLIHVYSVGYMHDDPGYARYFAYLNLFAAAMLLLVLANNLLVMFVGWEGVGLCSYLLIGFWYEKQSASDAGKKAFIVNRIGDFGFLLGIFLTFWVFGTLDFGGIFEAAPRMFRSGDTLPVAVTLLLFVGAVGKSAQIPLYVWLPDAMEGPTPVSALIHAATMVTAGVYMVARCSVLYALAPFSLGLVAVIGCLTAVFAATIGLVQNDIKRVLAYSTVSQLGYMFLGCGVGAFTAGIFHLMTHAFFKALLFLGAGSVIHALHGEQDIRKMGGLRKSLPVTFWTFLAGAMAISGVFPFSGFFSKDEILFETLVGGHALLYAFALGGAIMTAFYMFRLTFLTFFGEKRLSEDAAAHVHESPPSMALPLMVLAVLALGGGWVQLPFVEGGRRFGEFLQPVFQPAMALLHGEHGAVHGSHWLEGALMGLSLAVALTGIAAAWWFYLRRPELPGMLAERYARVYRLLFNKYYVDEIYHSTVVLPLRSLAEALHRWVDGTVIEGLVNGVGRGALQLSQVLRSVQTGYVQHYALSVLIGACFFFVYALYR, translated from the coding sequence ATGGAAATGGTCGGGCTGATTCCAGCGCTTCCCTTTGCTGGGTTTCTCATCAACGGGCTGCTCGGGAAGCGGCTTTCCAGGAAAACGATCGGGTTCGTGGCCTGCAGCGCCATGGGCCTCGCCCTCGCCGTGGCGGCGGTCCTGTTCGTGAAAATCCTTTGGGAACCCCCGCACGCCCGGTTCTTCGACGTGACCTACTACACGTGGATACGGGCGGGGGATTTCCATGTCAGCGCGTCGCTTCTGGTGGATCCGCTGAGCCTGGTCATGGCGCTTGTGGTTACGGGCGTGGGCTTCCTGATTCACGTCTATTCCGTGGGCTACATGCACGACGATCCGGGCTACGCACGGTATTTCGCCTATCTCAACCTCTTTGCGGCCGCCATGCTCCTCCTCGTGCTGGCGAACAATCTGCTCGTGATGTTTGTGGGATGGGAAGGCGTGGGGCTCTGTTCGTATCTTCTCATCGGATTCTGGTATGAAAAGCAGTCGGCCTCGGACGCGGGAAAAAAGGCGTTCATCGTGAACCGGATCGGGGACTTCGGGTTTCTTCTCGGCATCTTCCTGACCTTCTGGGTGTTCGGGACGCTGGATTTCGGCGGAATCTTCGAAGCCGCCCCTCGGATGTTCCGTTCCGGCGACACACTGCCGGTGGCCGTTACGCTCCTTCTTTTCGTGGGCGCGGTGGGCAAGTCGGCCCAGATTCCGCTCTACGTGTGGCTCCCGGACGCCATGGAAGGCCCGACCCCCGTTTCGGCCCTCATCCATGCCGCCACCATGGTGACCGCGGGCGTCTACATGGTGGCCCGCTGTTCCGTGTTGTACGCGCTGGCGCCGTTTTCGCTGGGGCTTGTGGCGGTGATCGGATGCCTCACGGCGGTCTTTGCGGCGACGATCGGCCTGGTGCAGAACGACATCAAGCGGGTACTCGCCTATTCCACGGTGAGCCAGCTCGGTTACATGTTCCTGGGCTGCGGCGTGGGGGCCTTTACGGCCGGGATCTTCCACCTCATGACCCATGCGTTCTTCAAGGCGCTACTCTTTCTGGGAGCCGGGAGCGTGATCCACGCGCTTCACGGGGAACAGGACATCCGGAAGATGGGCGGGCTTCGGAAGTCCCTCCCGGTGACTTTCTGGACCTTCCTGGCCGGGGCGATGGCCATCTCGGGGGTGTTTCCCTTTTCGGGCTTTTTCAGTAAGGACGAAATCCTCTTCGAGACACTTGTAGGAGGCCATGCGCTCCTGTACGCCTTCGCGCTGGGCGGCGCGATCATGACGGCCTTCTACATGTTCCGGCTCACTTTTCTTACCTTTTTCGGCGAAAAACGGCTTTCCGAAGACGCGGCGGCCCACGTGCACGAGTCGCCTCCCAGCATGGCGTTGCCCCTGATGGTCCTGGCGGTGCTGGCGTTGGGCGGCGGCTGGGTTCAGCTTCCGTTTGTGGAGGGTGGAAGGCGCTTCGGTGAATTTCTGCAACCGGTGTTTCAACCCGCCATGGCGCTTCTGCATGGCGAACACGGCGCGGTCCACGGCAGCCATTGGCTGGAAGGGGCCCTCATGGGCCTGTCACTCGCCGTAGCGCTCACCGGTATCGCCGCGGCCTGGTGGTTTTATCTCCGCCGGCCCGAACTACCCGGTATGCTGGCGGAAAGATATGCCCGGGTGTACCGGCTTCTTTTCAATAAGTATTACGTGGACGAAATCTACCATTCGACCGTGGTGCTTCCCCTGCGTTCCCTGGCGGAGGCGCTTCACCGCTGGGTGGATGGTACCGTGATTGAAGGGCTGGTGAACGGAGTGGGCCGGGGGGCCCTTCAACTGTCGCAGGTTTTGAGAAGCGTTCAGACGGGCTACGTGCAGCACTACGCGCTTTCCGTACTGATCGGCGCCTGCTTTTTCTTCGTGTACGCCCTCTACCGGTAG
- the nuoK gene encoding NADH-quinone oxidoreductase subunit NuoK, with protein sequence MVPLNYYLVVSAILFSVGVLGVLVRRNAIVIFMSIELMLNAANLSFVAFSRFMENFDGQLFVFFVMVVAAAEVTVGLAIIVTLYRNWRSIFVDRIHLLKG encoded by the coding sequence ATGGTACCGTTGAACTATTACCTGGTGGTGAGCGCGATCCTTTTCAGCGTGGGCGTGTTGGGAGTTCTGGTGCGGCGGAACGCCATCGTGATCTTCATGTCCATCGAACTGATGCTCAACGCGGCCAACCTCAGCTTCGTCGCCTTTTCGCGGTTTATGGAAAATTTCGACGGGCAGCTGTTCGTCTTTTTCGTCATGGTGGTGGCGGCGGCGGAAGTGACGGTCGGACTCGCGATCATCGTGACTCTCTATCGCAACTGGCGCAGCATCTTCGTGGACCGCATCCACCTATTGAAGGGCTGA
- a CDS encoding NADH-quinone oxidoreductase subunit J family protein produces the protein MELALFIFFSALTVGSAGMVVWHPHPIKSALFLIVSFFSMGGLYLLLQAEFIALMQVLVYAGAVMVLFLFVIMLLNLRPRAEDRAVFRKRLRPAVPFTAVLFGAVLTVLYHPMAHLGAKGGQGPDWVAAQGGNIHAVGRLLFRDYLLPFEVTSVLLLVAVVGVIVLAKKEIR, from the coding sequence ATGGAACTGGCGCTCTTTATCTTCTTTTCGGCACTCACCGTCGGTTCGGCTGGCATGGTGGTCTGGCACCCGCATCCCATCAAGAGCGCTCTCTTTCTCATCGTGAGCTTCTTTTCCATGGGCGGGCTCTACCTCCTGCTCCAGGCCGAATTCATCGCTCTCATGCAGGTGCTGGTGTACGCCGGGGCGGTGATGGTGCTCTTTTTGTTCGTGATCATGCTGTTGAACCTCAGGCCGCGTGCTGAGGACCGGGCCGTATTCCGCAAAAGGCTCCGGCCGGCGGTGCCGTTCACGGCGGTGCTTTTCGGTGCGGTCCTTACGGTCCTCTATCATCCCATGGCTCATTTGGGTGCGAAGGGCGGGCAGGGGCCGGATTGGGTGGCGGCGCAGGGAGGGAACATCCACGCGGTGGGCCGCCTTTTGTTCCGGGATTACCTGCTGCCCTTTGAAGTGACGTCCGTTTTGCTGCTGGTGGCGGTGGTGGGCGTGATCGTCCTGGCGAAAAAGGAAATTCGTTGA
- a CDS encoding NuoI/complex I 23 kDa subunit family protein encodes MIAPFLKGLAKTLEQCFRKPITIRYPEEKREVSERFRGHPRLLKDETGKVKCVACQLCMTVCPSGAITVEPAAGEGMHDKYPRTFIVDLTRCIFCGFCEAACPKEAIVLNRKYELAQYDKDVLYYDKEKLLSEE; translated from the coding sequence ATGATCGCTCCGTTTCTAAAAGGTCTGGCCAAGACGCTGGAACAGTGTTTCCGGAAGCCCATCACCATCCGCTACCCGGAAGAAAAGCGGGAAGTATCGGAACGTTTCCGAGGCCACCCGCGGCTTCTGAAGGACGAAACCGGAAAGGTCAAGTGCGTGGCGTGCCAGCTGTGCATGACGGTGTGCCCGTCGGGGGCCATCACGGTGGAACCGGCCGCCGGGGAGGGCATGCACGACAAGTATCCCAGGACATTCATCGTGGATCTCACCCGCTGCATCTTCTGCGGCTTCTGTGAAGCGGCCTGCCCCAAGGAAGCCATCGTGCTGAACCGCAAGTATGAACTGGCCCAGTACGACAAGGACGTTCTGTACTACGACAAGGAAAAGCTACTGAGCGAGGAATGA
- the nuoH gene encoding NADH-quinone oxidoreductase subunit NuoH encodes MDWIALVIVTGIKTLFLLLVFLTAVAYATLMERKVLGFMQLRLGPNRVGPWGLLQPVADGVKLLFKEDIALPVSEPKLYAVAPAVTAVAALSPFLAIPFADRIAPDVVTFLGSTVDLTRFSMNRGVVADIPGSVLFILAVSSLSTYGVVLGGWASDNRYSLLGAVRVTAQMISYELALGMAVIGVLMVAGSMRMTEIVEAQARLPFIVYQPLGFVLYMIAAFAETCRTPFDLIECENELVAGYHTEYSSMRFGLFQLAEYAHIITVSGVAVTLFWGGWQGPWLPSGLWFALKTFALVFFFIWVRATFPRVRFDQLMHFGWKVLLPLSLGNIILTGCFLMLWR; translated from the coding sequence ATGGACTGGATCGCGCTGGTAATCGTTACGGGAATCAAGACCCTTTTCCTCCTGTTGGTGTTCCTCACGGCGGTGGCCTACGCCACCTTGATGGAACGCAAGGTGCTGGGCTTCATGCAGCTCCGGCTCGGCCCGAACCGCGTGGGTCCCTGGGGACTGCTGCAGCCTGTGGCCGACGGGGTGAAGCTTCTTTTCAAGGAAGACATCGCGCTTCCTGTTTCGGAACCCAAGCTTTACGCGGTCGCTCCGGCCGTCACCGCCGTGGCGGCGCTCTCTCCCTTTCTCGCCATTCCGTTTGCCGATCGCATCGCCCCCGATGTGGTGACTTTTCTGGGGTCCACAGTGGATCTCACGCGCTTTTCCATGAATCGCGGCGTCGTCGCCGATATTCCCGGAAGTGTTCTTTTTATTCTGGCTGTTTCATCCCTTTCGACCTATGGAGTGGTCCTGGGTGGCTGGGCATCGGACAACCGTTACTCGCTGCTGGGTGCGGTGCGCGTGACGGCCCAGATGATCAGCTATGAACTCGCTCTCGGTATGGCCGTGATCGGCGTCCTCATGGTGGCCGGCTCCATGCGCATGACAGAAATCGTGGAGGCTCAGGCCCGCCTGCCCTTCATCGTCTATCAGCCCCTGGGATTCGTGCTCTACATGATCGCGGCGTTCGCGGAAACGTGCCGCACCCCCTTCGACCTCATCGAATGCGAAAACGAGCTGGTGGCAGGCTACCACACGGAATACAGCTCCATGAGATTCGGGCTGTTCCAGCTCGCCGAATACGCGCACATCATCACGGTGAGCGGCGTCGCCGTGACCCTCTTTTGGGGCGGCTGGCAGGGGCCGTGGCTCCCATCGGGGCTCTGGTTCGCCCTGAAGACGTTTGCGCTGGTGTTTTTCTTCATCTGGGTGCGGGCCACCTTTCCCCGCGTCCGTTTCGACCAGCTCATGCATTTCGGCTGGAAGGTGCTGCTGCCCCTTTCCCTGGGGAATATCATTCTGACCGGCTGTTTTCTGATGCTTTGGCGGTGA